Proteins encoded together in one Mycobacterium sp. MS1601 window:
- a CDS encoding acyl-CoA dehydrogenase family protein — translation MNIDSLLTDEQRQLRDTVRAFARKEVGPRARGIDAQTEDWKDLFRRMGDLGLLSLLLPEEWGQGGDMVSQALVQEELAYASGSIANSQVGAIEEGLFISLHGTDELKAKYLPRIATGEIKASFALTEPQAGSDASNLKTVARSNGDRDYVISGQKAWVTAGAQADVIIVVAMTDGPEQKRVPTAFLVETGWEGVHKGQPEDNHGVRGLGTSSMSFDEVVVPAANMLGEPGQGLELSLATINLGRISTAAMSVGLGQRALDAALAYSLQREQFGRPIFKFQGIKFQLAQMATKLDAARLLYLHAARIRDSGAPGLARVASEAKLFAADAGVWACEQAMLVFGANGYTRENPVERCLRDARVCQIFEGTSNVQQIVIARELANEFKPSFAELT, via the coding sequence ATGAACATCGATTCACTACTGACCGACGAGCAGCGACAACTCAGGGACACGGTGCGTGCCTTCGCGCGCAAGGAGGTCGGCCCGCGGGCCCGCGGAATCGACGCCCAGACCGAGGACTGGAAGGACTTGTTCCGAAGGATGGGTGACCTCGGCCTTCTCAGCCTGCTGCTTCCCGAAGAGTGGGGACAGGGTGGTGACATGGTGAGCCAGGCGCTGGTGCAGGAAGAGTTGGCGTACGCCTCCGGTTCGATCGCCAACTCGCAGGTCGGTGCCATCGAAGAGGGCCTGTTCATCAGCTTGCATGGCACCGACGAGCTCAAGGCCAAATACCTTCCGCGCATTGCCACCGGCGAGATCAAGGCGTCGTTCGCACTCACCGAGCCACAGGCCGGGTCTGACGCCAGCAATCTCAAGACGGTGGCACGCTCCAACGGTGACAGAGATTATGTGATCAGCGGACAGAAGGCGTGGGTTACCGCGGGTGCTCAGGCCGACGTCATCATCGTCGTCGCCATGACCGATGGGCCCGAGCAGAAACGCGTTCCGACCGCATTCCTGGTGGAGACCGGCTGGGAGGGCGTACACAAGGGTCAACCGGAGGACAACCACGGAGTCCGCGGGCTCGGTACCAGCTCGATGAGCTTCGACGAGGTGGTGGTGCCGGCGGCCAACATGCTGGGTGAGCCCGGCCAAGGGCTCGAACTCTCACTCGCGACGATCAATTTGGGCCGGATCTCGACGGCTGCGATGTCCGTGGGTCTGGGACAACGTGCCCTCGACGCCGCGCTGGCCTACAGCCTACAGCGCGAGCAGTTCGGTCGCCCCATTTTCAAGTTCCAGGGCATCAAGTTCCAATTGGCGCAGATGGCAACCAAACTCGATGCCGCACGGCTGCTCTACCTGCACGCGGCACGAATCCGGGACAGCGGGGCACCTGGTCTGGCTCGGGTCGCCTCAGAAGCCAAGTTGTTTGCAGCCGATGCCGGAGTGTGGGCCTGCGAGCAGGCAATGCTGGTCTTCGGCGCCAACGGATACACCCGCGAGAATCCCGTCGAACGCTGCCTGCGCGATGCCAGGGTCTGTCAGATATTCGAGGGCACCAGCAACGTGCAGCAGATCGTGATCGCACGGGAACTGGCCAACGAGTTCAAGCCCAGCTTCGCCGAACTGACCTGA
- a CDS encoding allophanate hydrolase-related protein has translation MSELRMFVNGQAMSGGSINFALQGATFLGPARTSAKYRFHSFRDEFPGLRVAGPAEQGHAVPGEVYQVTYDILRQHLLPNEPPELELTVIELEDGSGSLCMQVREGAHEFDGVVDISDRGGWREYLRSIGSNQ, from the coding sequence ATGTCAGAACTCAGGATGTTCGTCAACGGACAGGCGATGTCCGGTGGGTCGATCAACTTCGCGCTGCAAGGTGCGACGTTCCTGGGACCGGCCAGGACATCGGCGAAGTACCGATTCCACTCGTTCCGGGACGAGTTCCCCGGCCTGCGCGTGGCCGGCCCCGCAGAACAGGGCCACGCTGTTCCCGGCGAGGTGTACCAGGTCACCTACGACATTCTGCGGCAACACCTTCTACCCAACGAACCACCGGAGCTGGAGTTGACGGTGATCGAGCTGGAGGATGGCTCGGGATCACTGTGTATGCAGGTCCGGGAAGGAGCCCACGAGTTCGACGGTGTGGTCGACATCAGTGACCGTGGTGGCTGGCGCGAGTACCTGCGTTCGATCGGTTCGAACCAGTGA
- a CDS encoding amidohydrolase family protein: MTRVLLRNLTVELPDGRFAPRNLQIVDGSIAAITETSDVPAGFANHDMSGQLGVAGLANCHTHSNENWFRGLFDNLPLEPWMIYSYPTLFAPEPSEQDVYLRTMVGAMEAARTGTTAVVDFIYEFTGFTEARLAAMVRAYRDVGIRALICLAIADRPFEDTVILDRTRLSDETRRKLNAHPPMSSAESMDLIRAMVSKFHDPANGIAIGLGPSGPQRCTDTMLLESRALADELDLQIHTHVLETKMQRRSGMDLYGKSIVGHLGDIGFLSPRTHLVHGVWLNEDDADTLAGTGATVVHNPISNLKLGSGVSPITVLRERGVPVSLGTDGMCAGDGQNMFEAVKLAGILHKVEPVPYARWIGGRQAWEIATLGGAVATGAAGQRGSISVGQQADILMLDLNDYAFTPLNDPMLHLTLQIPTQALTHVMVAGRFVMEARVLTGVNEVQLLDEIRGRAGDVVAAHKEAFDFGDQLIPSLAAGWEEVLAWDASTNSYLR; encoded by the coding sequence GTGACGAGAGTTCTGCTTCGCAATCTGACCGTTGAGCTCCCGGATGGCCGATTCGCGCCGCGCAATCTCCAGATCGTCGACGGTTCGATAGCTGCCATCACCGAAACAAGCGATGTCCCCGCTGGTTTCGCGAACCACGACATGTCGGGACAGCTCGGGGTTGCGGGCCTGGCGAACTGTCACACGCATTCCAACGAGAACTGGTTTCGCGGGCTGTTCGACAATCTGCCGCTCGAACCCTGGATGATCTACTCCTATCCCACTCTTTTTGCGCCCGAGCCCAGCGAGCAGGATGTCTACCTGCGCACCATGGTCGGGGCGATGGAAGCGGCCCGTACCGGAACCACCGCTGTCGTTGACTTCATCTACGAATTCACCGGCTTCACCGAAGCTCGACTGGCGGCCATGGTGCGCGCCTACCGCGACGTCGGTATCCGGGCGCTGATCTGCCTGGCCATCGCCGATCGGCCCTTCGAAGACACTGTGATACTGGACCGGACACGGCTCAGCGATGAGACGCGGCGCAAGCTGAACGCTCATCCCCCTATGTCCAGCGCGGAATCGATGGACCTGATCCGGGCCATGGTGTCCAAGTTCCACGATCCCGCCAACGGCATTGCGATCGGTCTGGGGCCGTCCGGCCCCCAGCGGTGCACTGACACCATGCTTCTGGAATCACGGGCACTTGCCGACGAGCTCGACCTGCAGATCCACACCCATGTCCTGGAAACCAAGATGCAACGGCGTTCCGGCATGGATCTCTACGGCAAGTCCATCGTGGGCCACCTCGGCGATATCGGGTTCCTTTCCCCCAGAACCCATCTCGTCCATGGTGTCTGGCTCAACGAGGACGACGCCGACACCTTGGCGGGCACCGGAGCCACAGTGGTGCACAACCCGATCTCGAACCTGAAACTGGGTAGCGGGGTCAGCCCCATCACGGTCCTACGCGAGCGCGGGGTACCCGTCTCGCTGGGCACCGACGGGATGTGCGCAGGCGACGGTCAGAACATGTTCGAAGCAGTGAAACTGGCCGGAATCCTACACAAGGTCGAACCCGTCCCGTATGCGCGCTGGATCGGCGGGCGGCAGGCGTGGGAGATCGCCACCTTGGGTGGAGCAGTCGCGACCGGTGCTGCGGGTCAACGGGGTTCGATCTCTGTGGGACAGCAGGCCGATATCTTGATGTTGGATCTCAACGACTATGCATTCACCCCGCTCAACGATCCGATGTTGCACCTCACTCTGCAGATCCCGACCCAGGCTCTCACCCACGTGATGGTGGCAGGACGGTTCGTGATGGAAGCCCGGGTGTTGACCGGCGTGAACGAGGTGCAATTGCTCGATGAGATCCGCGGCCGCGCCGGTGACGTGGTGGCGGCGCACAAAGAGGCATTCGATTTCGGCGACCAACTGATCCCCAGCCTCGCTGCCGGTTGGGAGGAGGTGCTGGCGTGGGACGCGTCGACGAACAGCTATCTCCGATAG
- a CDS encoding EamA family transporter, protein MILVTGAAVANACYFLYAEVRMHDAPSLLVCAVGLAMGAGALTVLAVLRNDPVSPTTATGWLLIGGLALVPVVGLPTLLVGLTDLGATASAVLSTWEPVLAVWVSVTMLAEPFTAVQVVGAGLVVVSVILAQRIPVRLGPQKC, encoded by the coding sequence ATGATCCTGGTCACCGGGGCGGCCGTGGCCAACGCCTGCTACTTCCTGTACGCCGAAGTCCGGATGCATGATGCGCCAAGCCTTCTGGTGTGCGCAGTGGGACTCGCGATGGGCGCGGGCGCTCTGACCGTCCTGGCTGTCCTGCGCAACGATCCGGTTAGTCCGACGACGGCAACGGGATGGCTGCTGATCGGCGGCCTCGCCCTGGTGCCGGTGGTCGGGTTGCCCACCCTCCTGGTAGGGCTGACGGATCTGGGTGCCACCGCGTCGGCGGTGCTCAGCACCTGGGAACCAGTGCTGGCTGTGTGGGTGTCGGTCACCATGCTCGCTGAACCGTTCACCGCGGTGCAGGTCGTGGGAGCCGGCTTGGTGGTGGTTTCGGTGATTCTTGCCCAACGGATCCCAGTCCGTCTTGGGCCTCAGAAGTGTTGA
- a CDS encoding GntR family transcriptional regulator encodes MNTGIQSSAGVTQSLRGRGSLTDQAKESILRSIIAGEYPGDRLPREDDLALQLGVSRTTIRAALQALERAGLVARRQGIGTVINQHVRPATLGLQRLAGFEVLLSESGYSAAIDVTTGFVDADEELAGDLQVDVGTECFVIRKTFSADGSPAVYVVDAVSASMLNQRPEPGHIPDNLYEFYHRFHQLRLDHSVVDISPHVAGTETAERLSLEEGSALLVLTEHHYTFEGVRMGSSRAEINDKYLHFSVIRR; translated from the coding sequence ATGAACACGGGCATTCAATCAAGCGCAGGCGTCACTCAATCACTGCGCGGACGAGGTTCGCTGACCGACCAGGCCAAGGAGTCCATCCTGAGGTCGATCATCGCCGGCGAGTATCCCGGCGATCGTCTGCCACGCGAGGATGATCTCGCGCTCCAACTCGGCGTCAGCCGCACGACGATCCGGGCGGCATTGCAGGCCCTCGAACGCGCCGGACTCGTCGCACGCCGCCAAGGCATCGGTACCGTCATCAACCAGCACGTCCGGCCCGCCACGCTGGGTTTGCAGCGGCTCGCCGGATTCGAGGTGCTTCTCTCCGAGTCGGGCTACTCCGCGGCAATAGACGTGACCACCGGATTCGTCGACGCCGACGAGGAGTTGGCCGGCGATCTCCAGGTGGATGTCGGCACAGAGTGTTTCGTCATCCGTAAGACGTTCTCGGCAGATGGCTCACCCGCGGTGTACGTCGTCGATGCTGTATCGGCGAGCATGCTGAACCAACGGCCCGAACCGGGACACATCCCCGACAACCTCTACGAGTTCTACCACAGGTTCCACCAACTGCGCCTCGATCACTCAGTTGTCGACATCAGCCCACATGTCGCCGGCACGGAGACTGCTGAGCGTCTGTCGCTCGAAGAGGGGTCGGCGCTGCTTGTCCTCACCGAACACCACTACACATTCGAAGGTGTGAGGATGGGTAGCAGCAGGGCCGAAATCAACGACAAATACCTGCATTTCAGCGTCATCCGGCGATAA
- a CDS encoding dihydrodipicolinate synthase family protein yields MTEFRGTYIPTITPFTPDGSLDVAGIHDNVDWWIAEGLHGLIPGGSAGEFLQLDDDEFRLMASETVNAARRRVPVILGITADSTKLAVERAEFAAEIGADGVMVAPPYYSQVDQDELTEHFRCVARASHLPVMVYNNPFTTGVELTPEFLADLAAAEETIRYVKDTSFNVQRVLEITALSGGSMKVFAGLLGYESMAVGAAGWVSIPGLMAPSQCARLADAALSGDLATAAEMHAAIFPLMKMEEDTNKFVQMPKAALTLMNRPAGAPRAPRRPLQGEELDRLRSILDQLGLLPR; encoded by the coding sequence ATGACGGAGTTCCGCGGAACCTACATCCCGACCATCACCCCATTCACTCCGGACGGTTCACTGGACGTAGCCGGCATCCACGACAATGTGGACTGGTGGATCGCAGAGGGCCTGCACGGCTTGATCCCCGGGGGTAGCGCAGGGGAATTCCTCCAACTCGATGACGACGAGTTCCGGTTGATGGCGTCGGAGACGGTCAATGCAGCACGGCGACGGGTTCCGGTGATCCTGGGGATCACCGCTGATTCCACCAAGCTGGCTGTCGAACGCGCCGAGTTCGCGGCGGAAATCGGCGCCGATGGCGTTATGGTGGCTCCGCCGTACTACTCGCAGGTCGACCAGGACGAGCTCACTGAGCACTTTCGCTGTGTGGCCCGCGCCTCGCATCTCCCGGTGATGGTGTACAACAATCCTTTCACCACGGGTGTCGAACTGACCCCGGAGTTCCTCGCCGATCTGGCTGCCGCTGAAGAGACGATCCGCTACGTCAAGGACACGTCTTTCAATGTGCAGCGAGTACTGGAGATCACCGCGCTCAGTGGCGGATCGATGAAAGTCTTCGCGGGACTGCTCGGTTACGAATCCATGGCTGTCGGCGCCGCCGGCTGGGTGTCCATTCCCGGACTGATGGCCCCGTCACAGTGTGCGCGGTTGGCTGACGCCGCGCTGTCGGGCGATCTCGCCACCGCCGCCGAGATGCATGCAGCGATATTCCCGCTGATGAAGATGGAAGAAGACACCAACAAATTCGTGCAGATGCCGAAAGCCGCTCTCACGCTGATGAATCGGCCGGCAGGCGCGCCCCGTGCGCCGCGTCGCCCGCTGCAGGGCGAGGAACTGGACCGCCTGCGATCCATTCTGGACCAGCTGGGGCTCCTTCCGCGATGA
- a CDS encoding EamA family transporter — MLILVSASVFGIMPILAKEAYAHGLEVSQLLPLRFWFAALGLLLLALIFERHRIRGARQHLPGAVVLGVLYAAQTLMFFVALKSTPASIAVLLFFTFPTMVAMAGWLFLRRPLTGSVLAALVAGFLGLVLTVGDPGRDRWSA, encoded by the coding sequence GTGCTCATCCTGGTCTCGGCGTCGGTGTTCGGCATCATGCCGATTCTCGCGAAAGAAGCGTACGCACACGGCTTGGAGGTGTCGCAACTGCTGCCGCTGCGGTTCTGGTTCGCCGCACTGGGACTGTTGTTGTTGGCGTTGATCTTCGAGCGGCACCGCATCCGGGGGGCGCGCCAGCATCTGCCGGGCGCAGTGGTGCTCGGAGTACTCTATGCAGCTCAGACACTGATGTTTTTCGTGGCGCTGAAGTCGACACCGGCGTCCATTGCGGTGCTGCTGTTCTTTACGTTCCCGACGATGGTCGCGATGGCGGGGTGGCTTTTCCTGCGGCGGCCGCTCACCGGCTCGGTACTGGCCGCATTGGTCGCCGGGTTCCTCGGGTTGGTGCTCACGGTCGGTGACCCCGGGCGGGATCGGTGGTCGGCATGA
- a CDS encoding TetR family transcriptional regulator, with the protein MARPRKSLLTREKVVDTAITLIGAGGLETFSMHKLAAMLGVRAPSLYHYFDDKNALLEAVAREVTAIDTVPAAPIPGGDWADYLIAQSVALRRRIVRHPQCAPLLVQFMPRAEMFGDYEQLCGYLKACGVPARLHVRIVDGMTALTIGAAFLNENAAHYAVGGDGPTPERAGYPMLREALAAVEGQTPDELFALYLRTYLDSIRREMSDN; encoded by the coding sequence ATGGCCCGACCGCGGAAGTCCCTGCTGACCAGGGAGAAAGTGGTCGACACCGCTATCACACTAATCGGTGCCGGCGGGCTCGAAACGTTCTCGATGCACAAACTGGCCGCCATGCTCGGTGTCCGGGCCCCCTCGCTGTACCACTACTTCGACGACAAGAACGCGTTGCTGGAGGCCGTCGCACGTGAGGTCACCGCCATCGACACGGTGCCTGCCGCGCCGATCCCCGGCGGAGACTGGGCCGATTATCTGATCGCCCAGTCCGTGGCCCTGCGGCGGCGCATCGTCCGCCACCCCCAATGCGCGCCCCTGCTGGTCCAGTTCATGCCCCGGGCGGAGATGTTCGGCGACTACGAACAGCTCTGCGGCTACCTCAAGGCGTGTGGTGTGCCGGCCCGGCTGCATGTGCGGATTGTCGACGGGATGACGGCGTTGACCATCGGTGCCGCCTTTCTCAATGAGAACGCCGCGCACTACGCCGTCGGCGGCGACGGACCCACGCCGGAACGGGCGGGCTACCCGATGCTGCGCGAGGCGCTGGCGGCGGTGGAAGGGCAGACCCCCGACGAGTTGTTCGCGTTGTATCTGCGGACCTACCTGGACAGCATCCGACGCGAAATGTCAGATAACTGA
- a CDS encoding CaiB/BaiF CoA transferase family protein: MSTSSHESASARLLSGVRVLDFGRVLAGPYAARHLSDLGAEVIKIERPVYGDDTRMDPYIYDDGLSAGFMQLNWGKKSLSIDLRHADAKEIIRKLVAEADVVIENFRPGVMTKLGFGYDQLVEINPSLIMCSVSAYGQTGPYAQRPGYGPVAEAAAAVPELSGDPDGAPMPTVLPIADNIASARALAAICAALYHRERTGRGEYIDISLLESAFQMHDMAVQQYLATGGEVQMTRRGIRDVTWVPWGFFAVAGEWICIMAGNDSSWRSLATVMGRDDLLADPRYADYEGRTRERNVIYGAVETWCATQPSAEQAVNALVAASVPAERVNSVAQAVAHPQLEARNMLPRYQHPIVGEVRVMNSGITLRNTASDPRGVAPDLGEHNREILRDILGLDDAEVDRLTETGVVFEHPRLARLRDAGS, translated from the coding sequence ATGTCAACCAGTTCACACGAATCGGCCTCCGCTCGATTGCTCAGCGGCGTTCGCGTCTTGGATTTCGGCCGGGTGTTGGCCGGGCCGTATGCAGCCCGGCACCTCAGCGACCTCGGCGCTGAGGTGATCAAGATCGAACGTCCCGTCTACGGTGACGACACCCGCATGGATCCGTACATCTACGACGATGGTCTCAGCGCCGGCTTCATGCAATTGAACTGGGGCAAAAAGAGTCTCAGTATCGACCTGCGACACGCTGATGCCAAGGAGATCATCCGGAAGCTGGTCGCCGAAGCCGACGTCGTGATCGAGAACTTCCGCCCCGGCGTGATGACCAAGCTGGGTTTCGGGTACGACCAACTGGTCGAGATCAATCCGTCGCTGATCATGTGCTCGGTCTCGGCGTATGGGCAGACGGGGCCCTATGCGCAACGGCCCGGCTACGGGCCCGTTGCGGAGGCAGCCGCCGCGGTTCCCGAGTTGTCCGGGGATCCCGACGGAGCTCCGATGCCGACGGTGCTGCCGATCGCCGACAACATCGCCTCCGCTCGCGCACTTGCAGCCATCTGTGCCGCGCTGTACCACCGAGAACGCACCGGCCGCGGCGAATACATCGACATCTCGCTGCTCGAGTCGGCGTTCCAGATGCACGACATGGCCGTCCAGCAGTATCTGGCCACCGGCGGCGAGGTCCAGATGACGCGTCGCGGCATCCGAGACGTCACGTGGGTTCCCTGGGGCTTCTTCGCCGTCGCCGGAGAATGGATCTGCATCATGGCGGGCAACGACAGCAGTTGGCGCAGTCTGGCGACAGTAATGGGCCGAGATGACCTGCTGGCTGATCCGCGATACGCGGACTACGAGGGTCGCACCCGAGAGCGGAACGTCATCTACGGCGCGGTCGAGACATGGTGTGCAACACAACCATCCGCGGAACAAGCTGTGAATGCACTAGTGGCCGCCAGTGTGCCGGCGGAGCGGGTGAACAGTGTCGCTCAAGCCGTCGCGCATCCTCAACTGGAAGCCAGGAACATGTTGCCCCGGTATCAGCACCCGATCGTCGGCGAGGTACGAGTGATGAATTCCGGTATCACGCTGAGGAACACCGCCTCCGACCCCCGCGGAGTGGCACCGGATCTCGGGGAGCACAACCGGGAGATCCTGCGGGATATCCTCGGCCTCGACGACGCCGAGGTGGATAGGTTGACCGAGACGGGTGTTGTGTTCGAACATCCCCGCCTCGCTCGGCTCCGCGATGCCGGTTCCTGA
- a CDS encoding class I adenylate-forming enzyme family protein produces MDGDAFLRNLTPMLSRAGGQTLVDDTNLSLTGIELLQHISALKEMLRPRLQPGDVVAVALRSSVAYLVLQAALVDLGAVFVGVPTDAPYLLDDVRTRCEPRWYALAPGSEFAEAARSDAGLLLVDERTASVSVAWAPRERSGVSDLADGRVVAATSGSTGQPKLVVLSPESYWFAATSIGRVTGIRASDSVLHHLPIQRGAGWLLWGSVAAGAHNLILPTRTTELPNALRDNSITATFSVSVGLAEMVKQDYSAESLPDLRTLYYSSGPVTVDLKRALAERFGDRLIQDYGMTEVPEPVTVLTREDHVRGLDNPTLLSSVGKPLHPNRISVESGAGPSEPGGIRVRSPYMFEGYWGQPLQTVERWYDTGDLGYFDTEGGLHIVGRRSESVRSGGVSFSLNDIRSHIMSVQGVEDVDLSVLPDDRLGERVRASVVVSAGSGLDAGSLTDHLRSVVEDSRAIPSEIHLSTTATSFEERNH; encoded by the coding sequence ATGGACGGGGACGCGTTCCTGCGCAACCTCACGCCGATGCTCTCGAGAGCAGGAGGCCAGACCCTCGTCGACGACACCAATCTGAGTCTCACGGGAATAGAACTCCTGCAACATATTTCAGCGCTGAAGGAGATGCTGCGGCCCCGGCTCCAGCCGGGCGACGTAGTGGCTGTGGCGTTGCGGTCCTCGGTCGCCTACCTGGTCCTGCAAGCGGCTCTCGTCGATCTCGGAGCCGTGTTCGTGGGTGTCCCGACAGACGCGCCGTACCTGCTCGACGATGTGCGGACCCGTTGCGAGCCGAGGTGGTACGCGCTGGCGCCGGGCAGCGAGTTCGCCGAGGCGGCCCGCAGTGATGCCGGACTTCTTCTGGTCGACGAACGGACCGCCTCGGTGAGTGTCGCCTGGGCGCCTCGAGAGCGTTCCGGTGTTTCCGATCTCGCCGACGGCCGGGTGGTTGCCGCGACGTCGGGCTCGACCGGGCAGCCCAAACTCGTGGTTCTTTCCCCAGAGTCCTACTGGTTCGCGGCCACCTCGATTGGGCGCGTTACCGGTATCCGAGCGAGCGACTCGGTGTTGCACCATCTGCCGATCCAGCGAGGCGCGGGTTGGCTGTTATGGGGGTCGGTGGCCGCCGGGGCTCACAACCTGATCCTTCCTACGAGAACCACCGAGTTGCCGAATGCACTGCGCGACAACAGCATAACGGCAACGTTCAGCGTCAGTGTCGGTCTCGCCGAGATGGTGAAGCAGGATTACAGTGCCGAATCACTCCCCGATCTGCGCACGCTCTACTACAGCAGCGGTCCGGTGACCGTGGACCTTAAGCGGGCGCTCGCCGAACGTTTCGGCGACCGGCTCATCCAGGACTACGGCATGACCGAGGTTCCAGAGCCGGTGACGGTACTGACGCGTGAGGATCACGTTCGCGGACTGGACAACCCGACGCTTCTCTCGAGTGTCGGGAAGCCGCTGCACCCCAACCGTATATCGGTTGAGTCAGGAGCCGGCCCCTCAGAACCCGGAGGCATTCGCGTGCGCAGTCCCTATATGTTCGAGGGGTATTGGGGGCAACCCCTGCAAACGGTCGAACGTTGGTATGACACCGGTGACCTCGGCTACTTCGACACCGAGGGGGGCCTCCATATCGTCGGTCGGCGCTCCGAATCGGTCCGTTCCGGTGGAGTCTCGTTCTCGCTGAACGATATTCGTAGCCATATCATGTCTGTGCAGGGCGTGGAGGACGTCGACCTGTCTGTCCTGCCCGATGACCGACTCGGGGAGCGCGTCCGGGCGTCGGTGGTCGTCTCGGCCGGAAGCGGCCTCGATGCTGGCTCGCTGACCGACCATCTGCGCTCCGTGGTCGAGGACAGCCGCGCTATCCCGTCAGAGATCCATCTGTCCACCACCGCAACCAGTTTCGAAGAACGAAACCACTGA
- a CDS encoding mechanosensitive ion channel family protein yields MPEEIELDSATSLAVTLAWVAGAIAVAYLLGLLVPFLLRRLGRRSASILDVALLTRTPFRFLLMVMAANVAIRRFADPGASWRAWVDHTLVILLIVAVTWLVASLVKVVERRVIAKFGGGDEEMTDADRQRRRVRTQVTTVRRLVIAIVVLFGLAAALMTFPAFANIGTTLFASAGVLSVVAGLAAQTSLGSVFAGMQIAFSDAIRVGDVVVLEDEWGRIEEITLTYVVVKLWDQRRLVLPTTYFTTTPFQNWTRNATELLGTVEFDVDFTVPLDAMRVELQRRLEQSDLWDGRKGVVQVTDAVGGVVRVRMLVSAPDATSLFDLRCFVREGLVEWLQRHHRGALPHQRLEDMVSAPPQEVRSSNGNQNGNGQRKAAAGLFSGSREAEERAREFDSTVAVDERDDDHRVPRGDDG; encoded by the coding sequence ATGCCCGAAGAAATCGAGCTCGATTCCGCAACCTCTCTTGCTGTGACCCTCGCCTGGGTGGCAGGCGCCATTGCCGTTGCCTACCTGCTGGGCCTGCTGGTGCCGTTTTTGCTCAGGCGCCTGGGCAGGCGCAGCGCATCCATCCTCGACGTCGCCCTGCTGACCCGCACGCCGTTCCGCTTCCTGCTGATGGTGATGGCAGCCAACGTCGCCATCCGTAGGTTCGCCGACCCCGGCGCCAGCTGGCGCGCATGGGTTGACCACACCCTGGTGATCCTGCTGATAGTCGCGGTCACGTGGTTGGTAGCCAGCCTCGTCAAGGTGGTCGAGCGCCGGGTGATCGCCAAGTTCGGCGGCGGCGACGAGGAGATGACCGACGCCGACCGGCAGCGCAGGCGGGTACGCACCCAGGTCACCACGGTGCGCCGCCTGGTCATCGCCATCGTCGTCCTGTTCGGCCTCGCGGCTGCGCTGATGACGTTCCCGGCATTCGCCAATATCGGCACGACGTTGTTCGCCTCCGCCGGTGTGCTGTCGGTGGTCGCCGGTCTGGCCGCGCAGACGTCGCTCGGATCCGTGTTCGCCGGGATGCAGATCGCGTTCTCCGATGCCATCCGGGTGGGTGACGTGGTGGTGCTGGAAGACGAGTGGGGACGCATCGAGGAGATCACCCTCACCTACGTCGTGGTGAAGCTGTGGGACCAGCGCCGACTTGTGCTGCCCACCACCTACTTCACCACCACCCCGTTCCAGAACTGGACCCGCAACGCCACCGAACTGTTGGGCACCGTCGAGTTCGACGTCGACTTCACGGTGCCGTTGGACGCCATGCGCGTCGAACTGCAGCGCCGCCTCGAGCAGAGCGACCTGTGGGACGGCCGCAAGGGCGTCGTCCAGGTCACCGACGCGGTGGGTGGTGTGGTCCGGGTTCGAATGCTGGTCAGCGCGCCCGATGCCACGTCACTGTTCGATTTGCGGTGCTTCGTCCGCGAGGGACTCGTGGAATGGCTGCAGCGCCATCACCGCGGCGCGCTGCCGCATCAGCGGTTGGAGGACATGGTGTCTGCGCCGCCGCAGGAAGTGCGGTCCAGCAACGGCAACCAGAACGGCAACGGCCAACGTAAGGCTGCCGCAGGCTTGTTCAGCGGCAGCCGGGAGGCCGAGGAACGGGCTCGTGAATTCGACAGCACCGTCGCCGTCGACGAACGCGACGACGACCACCGAGTTCCGCGCGGTGACGACGGGTGA